A single window of Buchnera aphidicola (Cinara cuneomaculata) DNA harbors:
- a CDS encoding valine--tRNA ligase: protein MMDKNFNFILIEKKIQKIFKKNNFFCSDNKNIIKNNFCIMVPPPNITGYLHIGHAFQQTIMDVLIRYHRMSGKNALLQMGTDHAGIATQMVVERNLFEQKGKNKNSYTRKEFIKKIFNWKKKSESIMFDQIKRLGHLINWNEVRFTLDTDFSIAVKKVFIMLYKDGLIYRNKKLVYWDPKFKTVVSDLEVENRAGSNTMWYIEYFLIHDSCRHIKFINKASVVIATTRPETLLGDTALAVHPDDVRYKKYIGCFVKVPIVDRIIPIISDVSIDMSKGTGCMKVTPAHDFNDYEIGQRNKLSMIDIFSKSGTILNKLNIFNYRGQKIKLFNSFIPKDLRSLDRFLARKKILSMLKKIGCLKKSIICRNSIPYGDRSGVVLEPKLTNQWYLSTKLLSITAVNAVKEKKIVFIPQQYTNMFLSWMNNIQDWCISRQLWWGHQIPVWYDVHDNIYVGENETSIRQEYSLDKDILLFQDPDVLDTWFSSSLWTFAGLGWPVDNKKLSIFHPTDVLVCGFDIIFFWIARMIMITMYILKDKHGNAQIPFKTVYLTGLIRDENGQKMSKSNGNVLDPIDMIDGISLIKLIKKRTKNLIHNKKISKIVKNNTIKYFPHGICAHSTDAVRYTFISLATTSRNINWDMNRLNGYQNFCNKIWNASRFVIKNIKNTVYQKKIFSSLLLDHWIYFKLNNVINKYHVLLKLFRFDRLSRLLYKFIWNIFCDQYLEMIKPILQFGLDYEVNAVKNTLFRILSAILLMIHPIMPFITTYIWNFLYQLNKQFNSIIFLNSFPKYYSHYNNSDINKFMSWFKKIISVLRCVRVDTKVKHTTLLQVYLKNISLDQKVFLNENNTLLKKIAYLDCLTEIVDIDNLSSYIMRIIDDVEIFILINSKLNIDIELKRIDKKILVINKNIKKIKSLLLNKNFLKKAPSYFISEQKLSLKNSENSLKKMNHQKQKLFQKLLV from the coding sequence ATGATGGATAAAAATTTTAATTTTATTTTAATAGAAAAAAAAATACAAAAAATTTTTAAAAAAAATAATTTTTTTTGTTCTGATAACAAAAATATTATAAAAAATAATTTTTGTATCATGGTTCCACCGCCTAACATAACTGGTTATTTACATATAGGACACGCATTTCAACAGACTATTATGGATGTTTTAATACGATATCATCGTATGTCTGGAAAAAATGCTTTGTTACAAATGGGAACTGATCATGCAGGTATTGCTACGCAAATGGTAGTGGAACGTAATTTATTTGAACAGAAAGGAAAAAATAAAAACTCGTATACTAGAAAAGAATTTATTAAAAAAATTTTTAATTGGAAGAAAAAATCTGAATCTATTATGTTTGATCAAATCAAACGATTAGGCCATTTAATTAATTGGAACGAAGTACGGTTTACATTAGATACTGATTTTTCTATAGCCGTTAAAAAAGTTTTTATTATGTTATATAAAGATGGATTAATTTATAGAAATAAGAAACTAGTATATTGGGATCCAAAATTTAAAACTGTAGTATCTGATTTAGAAGTTGAAAATCGCGCCGGTTCAAATACAATGTGGTATATTGAATATTTTTTAATACATGATAGTTGTCGTCATATAAAATTTATTAATAAAGCTAGTGTAGTAATTGCTACAACTCGACCAGAAACATTATTAGGAGATACCGCTTTAGCAGTACACCCTGATGACGTTAGATATAAAAAATATATCGGTTGTTTTGTTAAAGTTCCTATAGTTGATCGAATTATTCCCATTATTAGCGATGTATCTATTGATATGTCAAAAGGGACTGGATGTATGAAAGTAACTCCCGCTCATGATTTTAATGATTATGAAATCGGTCAACGTAATAAATTATCAATGATTGATATTTTTTCTAAAAGTGGAACAATATTAAATAAATTAAATATTTTTAATTATCGCGGTCAAAAAATAAAATTATTTAATAGTTTTATTCCAAAAGATTTACGATCTTTAGATCGATTTTTGGCACGTAAGAAAATTTTGTCAATGTTAAAAAAGATAGGATGTTTAAAAAAATCTATTATATGTAGGAATAGTATTCCTTATGGGGATAGAAGTGGCGTTGTTTTAGAGCCTAAATTAACAAATCAATGGTATTTGAGTACAAAATTATTATCTATTACAGCTGTTAATGCCGTAAAAGAAAAAAAAATTGTTTTTATACCCCAACAATATACTAATATGTTTTTATCTTGGATGAATAATATTCAAGATTGGTGTATTTCTCGTCAATTATGGTGGGGACATCAAATTCCAGTCTGGTATGATGTACACGATAATATTTATGTAGGTGAAAACGAAACATCTATTCGACAAGAATATTCTTTGGATAAAGATATATTACTTTTTCAAGATCCAGATGTATTAGATACGTGGTTTTCTTCAAGTTTATGGACATTTGCCGGATTAGGTTGGCCTGTTGATAACAAAAAATTATCAATTTTTCATCCTACTGATGTTTTAGTATGTGGTTTTGATATTATTTTTTTTTGGATTGCTCGTATGATTATGATTACTATGTATATCTTAAAAGATAAACATGGAAATGCTCAAATTCCTTTTAAAACAGTATATTTAACAGGATTAATACGAGATGAAAACGGTCAAAAAATGTCAAAATCTAATGGTAATGTTTTAGACCCTATTGATATGATTGATGGAATTAGTTTAATAAAACTAATAAAAAAAAGGACAAAAAATTTAATTCATAACAAAAAAATATCTAAAATAGTTAAAAATAATACTATTAAATATTTTCCGCATGGTATTTGCGCACATAGTACTGATGCAGTACGGTATACATTTATCTCATTAGCTACTACAAGCAGAAATATTAATTGGGACATGAATCGTTTAAATGGATATCAAAATTTTTGTAATAAAATTTGGAATGCTAGTCGATTTGTAATTAAGAATATCAAAAATACTGTATATCAAAAAAAAATTTTTTCTTCTCTTTTGCTAGATCATTGGATTTATTTTAAATTAAATAATGTTATTAATAAATATCACGTTTTGTTAAAATTATTTCGATTTGATCGTTTATCTAGATTGTTATATAAATTTATATGGAATATTTTTTGCGATCAATATTTAGAAATGATAAAACCAATTTTACAGTTTGGTTTAGATTATGAGGTTAATGCTGTTAAAAATACTTTATTTCGAATATTAAGTGCAATTTTATTAATGATACATCCTATTATGCCATTTATTACAACATATATTTGGAATTTTTTATACCAATTGAATAAACAATTTAATTCTATTATTTTTTTAAATTCATTTCCGAAATATTATAGTCACTATAATAATAGTGACATCAATAAGTTTATGTCTTGGTTTAAAAAAATTATTTCTGTTTTACGATGTGTTCGAGTAGATACCAAAGTTAAACATACAACACTGTTACAAGTATATTTAAAAAATATTTCTTTAGATCAAAAAGTTTTTTTAAACGAAAATAATACTTTATTAAAAAAAATTGCGTATTTAGATTGTTTAACTGAAATTGTAGATATAGATAATCTTTCTTCATATATAATGCGAATTATAGATGATGTAGAGATATTTATTTTAATAAATTCGAAATTAAATATTGATATAGAATTAAAACGTATTGATAAAAAAATCTTAGTAATTAATAAAAATATTAAAAAAATTAAGTCTTTATTATTAAATAAGAATTTTTTAAAAAAAGCACCGTCATATTTTATATCAGAACAAAAATTATCATTAAAGAATTCCGAAAATTCTTTAAAAAAGATGAATCATCAAAAACAAAAATTATTTCAAAAATTACTAGTATAA
- the argF gene encoding ornithine carbamoyltransferase, translating to MKTLYQKSCLKLSDFTSKEIFYLIKLSKFLKTNKKNKKEKKYIKGKNIALIFEKPSTRTRCAFEVAAYDQGAHTTYIGPNDTHIGYKESIEDSAKVLGTMYDGIQYRGYSDSILTDLKNYSKIPVWNGLTDKFHPTQILADLLTIKETFPEKLLKTIHCAYVGDAQNNIANSLIEAANIINFKLNIISPTSYWPQKQYLSNKYPVYNKNIFYTSNVQEGVKNVDCIYTDVWVSLGENKDIWKKRIKELYPYQVNEKMIDLTNNPNIKILHCLPALHNKKSVIGFKIHNKFNIYNGLEITDNIFNSCINLSFQQSENRLHTIKALLVSCLSKEKILY from the coding sequence ATGAAAACATTATATCAAAAAAGTTGCCTAAAATTATCAGATTTTACATCCAAAGAAATATTTTATTTGATAAAATTATCAAAATTTTTAAAAACTAATAAAAAAAATAAAAAAGAAAAAAAATATATTAAAGGAAAAAATATAGCGTTAATTTTTGAAAAACCATCTACTAGAACAAGATGCGCTTTTGAAGTTGCAGCATATGATCAAGGAGCACACACTACATATATAGGACCTAATGATACCCATATTGGATACAAAGAATCTATTGAAGATTCAGCTAAAGTATTAGGAACTATGTATGATGGTATCCAATATAGAGGATACTCCGATTCAATACTTACGGATCTTAAAAATTATTCTAAAATACCTGTTTGGAACGGATTAACAGACAAATTTCATCCCACTCAAATTTTAGCGGATTTACTTACTATCAAAGAAACTTTTCCTGAAAAATTATTAAAAACCATTCACTGTGCATACGTCGGAGACGCTCAAAATAATATTGCTAACTCATTAATAGAAGCTGCGAATATAATAAATTTTAAATTAAATATTATATCTCCTACATCATATTGGCCTCAAAAACAATATTTATCTAACAAATATCCCGTATATAATAAAAATATTTTTTACACTAGCAATGTTCAAGAAGGTGTAAAAAATGTTGATTGTATTTATACAGATGTATGGGTTTCTTTAGGAGAAAATAAAGATATATGGAAAAAAAGAATAAAAGAATTATATCCATATCAAGTTAATGAAAAAATGATAGATTTAACTAATAATCCTAATATTAAAATATTGCATTGTTTACCTGCATTACATAATAAAAAATCTGTAATTGGATTTAAAATCCATAATAAATTCAACATTTATAACGGATTAGAAATCACTGATAATATCTTTAATTCCTGTATTAACTTAAGTTTTCAACAATCTGAAAATCGATTACATACCATTAAAGCCTTATTAGTATCATGTTTATCAAAAGAAAAAATTTTATACTAA
- a CDS encoding Rid family detoxifying hydrolase, translated as MLTKKIFGPYSPILKINNLFFISGQIPINLTTGVIPKNISEQTTLILKNMNILLQENKISIKNIIKTTIFTTKMDKLKEINLSYQKFFDKYTKKYPARSCVGVSELPKKVSIEIEAIASI; from the coding sequence ATGTTAACAAAAAAAATATTTGGACCTTATTCTCCTATTTTAAAAATAAATAATTTATTTTTTATTTCAGGACAGATTCCAATCAATCTAACTACCGGTGTTATACCAAAAAATATATCCGAACAAACAACTTTAATATTAAAAAATATGAATATATTGTTACAAGAAAATAAAATAAGTATTAAAAATATTATTAAAACCACTATTTTTACAACAAAAATGGATAAATTAAAAGAAATTAATTTATCCTATCAAAAATTTTTTGATAAATATACTAAAAAATATCCAGCTAGATCATGTGTTGGTGTATCAGAATTACCTAAAAAAGTATCTATAGAAATTGAAGCAATAGCATCTATATAA
- a CDS encoding DEAD/DEAH box helicase, protein MTQIHHSFSIFGLNPILLKSLKKLGYTKPSPIQSTCIPYLLSGKDVLGMAQTGSGKTAAFALPLLNNLDISLKSPQILVLAPTRELAIQVAKAFSDFSQYLSGIQVLALYGGQRYDIQLQVLRKGPQIIVGTPGRLLDHLKRGTLNLVHLRSLVLDEADEMLRMGFIEDVENIMSQIPKKHQTALFSATMPNMIRRISQRFMNAPKEVKIQSTGITRPDIQQSYWIVRGKKTDALIRFLEVEDFSATIIFVRTKNTTLEVAETLEKHGYNSAALNGDMNQLLREQTLDRLKTGKLDILIATDVAARGLDVDRISFVINYDIPMDAESYVHRIGRTGRAGRTGRALLFVEYRERRLLHNIERIIKHSIQEIQLPKSELVAQCRLKVISEKIQNQLDSCDLESYKLLLYKLNLKDGWSFEKLSAALLKLVQGERPLIIPPDRKYASLSFKNNSLFSVTNSNKYTAIKRYSPSRFVQDRKKLDNMIICRIEVGRNDGIEVRHIVGAIANEGDISSRLIGNIRLFSNYSTIELPKSHSKRLLICLLRTRILNKPINIKLLKNPVFRENKKNFISRNRQNYKKNNV, encoded by the coding sequence ATGACTCAAATTCATCATTCTTTTTCTATTTTTGGGCTTAATCCTATTTTATTAAAATCGTTAAAAAAATTAGGATATACAAAACCTTCACCAATTCAATCTACTTGTATTCCTTATTTATTATCCGGTAAAGATGTTTTAGGAATGGCTCAAACAGGTAGTGGTAAAACAGCTGCATTTGCATTACCGTTATTAAATAATCTTGATATTTCTTTGAAATCCCCTCAGATACTCGTTTTAGCCCCTACTAGGGAATTAGCTATTCAAGTAGCAAAAGCATTTTCTGATTTTTCTCAATATTTAAGTGGAATACAAGTATTAGCATTATATGGCGGTCAAAGATATGATATTCAATTACAAGTACTTAGAAAAGGTCCGCAGATTATTGTAGGAACACCCGGTAGATTGTTAGATCATTTAAAAAGAGGCACTTTGAATTTAGTACATCTACGTAGTCTGGTATTAGATGAAGCGGATGAAATGTTGCGTATGGGTTTTATAGAGGATGTAGAAAATATTATGTCACAAATTCCTAAAAAACACCAAACTGCATTATTTTCAGCTACTATGCCTAATATGATTCGTAGAATATCTCAACGATTTATGAATGCACCTAAAGAAGTTAAAATACAATCTACTGGAATAACACGTCCTGATATACAACAAAGTTACTGGATAGTACGTGGAAAAAAAACTGATGCTTTAATTAGATTTTTAGAAGTTGAAGATTTTTCCGCTACTATCATTTTTGTCCGTACTAAAAATACTACTTTAGAAGTAGCAGAAACATTAGAAAAACATGGATATAATAGTGCAGCACTAAATGGTGATATGAATCAATTATTAAGAGAACAAACGTTAGATCGATTAAAAACGGGAAAATTAGATATATTAATTGCTACGGATGTTGCTGCACGAGGATTAGATGTAGATCGTATTAGTTTTGTTATTAATTATGATATTCCGATGGATGCAGAGTCATATGTGCATCGTATTGGTCGTACTGGTCGAGCAGGTCGTACTGGTCGAGCATTATTATTTGTAGAATATCGTGAGCGTAGATTATTACATAATATAGAAAGAATTATTAAACATTCTATTCAAGAAATACAATTACCAAAATCTGAATTAGTAGCTCAATGTAGATTAAAAGTTATTTCAGAAAAAATACAAAATCAATTAGATAGTTGTGATTTAGAATCATATAAATTATTATTGTATAAATTAAATTTAAAAGATGGTTGGAGTTTCGAAAAGTTATCAGCAGCATTACTAAAATTAGTGCAAGGAGAACGTCCGTTAATTATTCCGCCAGATAGAAAATATGCTTCTTTGTCTTTTAAAAATAATTCTTTGTTTTCTGTAACTAATAGTAATAAATATACTGCCATTAAAAGATATTCACCATCTCGTTTTGTACAAGATCGTAAAAAATTAGATAATATGATTATTTGTCGTATCGAAGTAGGTCGTAATGATGGAATAGAAGTTCGTCATATTGTAGGAGCAATTGCAAATGAAGGAGATATTAGTAGTCGCTTAATTGGTAATATTCGTTTATTTTCTAATTATTCTACTATTGAATTACCAAAAAGTCATTCTAAACGATTATTGATTTGTTTGTTGCGTACACGTATTTTAAATAAACCTATTAATATAAAATTGTTAAAAAATCCTGTATTTCGTGAAAATAAAAAAAATTTTATATCTCGAAATCGTCAAAATTATAAAAAAAATAACGTTTAA
- the pnp gene encoding polyribonucleotide nucleotidyltransferase — protein sequence MLKPIIHKFKYGQHSIILETGVIARQATASVLASMDDTTVLITIVSGAPVLSGQKFFPLIVNYQERTYAAGRIPGGFFRREGRPSENEILISRLIDRPIRPLFPKDFLNEVQIIATVISVNPQINPDIISIIGVSAALCLSGLPFSGPIGAARVGFIDNQYVLNPSIEKIKKSCLDLVVSGTKNTILMVEAEAHVLSEENILNAILFGHENQKFLIDNIYYFSKKANKIPNISFNVYTPDHILYELVSQRVKKDIEYAYHIFTKKERLNKLSEIKQKVIIDLLDYDNLLTSSKIEEIIYLLERKIVRNRILKGKLRIDGRMNNEIRPIDVRTGVLPRVHGSALFTRGETQALVSATLGTSRDAQNLDDLLGDRTDNFLFHYNFPPYSVGEIGIVGSPKRREIGHGKLAKRSFVAVMPNIEQFPYTIRLVSEITESNGSSSMASVCGASLALMDAGIPIKSAIAGIAMGLIKEKDSYVILSDILGDEDYLGDMDFKVSGSRKGITALQMDIKISGITSDIIKDALYQAKSARLKILDIMEATLNIPRSDISKFAPRIYTMKINPEKIKDVIGKGGSIIRMLTEETGTVIEIKDDGIVKISATVGEKAKHAMRRIKEITADITIGKIYSGKVTRILDFGAFVSIGFGREGLIHISQISHKRVDKVIDYLKIDQIISVKVLEVDRQGRIRLSMKDTNLLNRL from the coding sequence TTGTTAAAACCAATTATACATAAATTTAAATATGGTCAGCATTCTATTATATTAGAAACAGGAGTAATTGCACGACAAGCTACCGCTTCAGTTTTAGCTAGTATGGATGATACTACTGTACTTATAACTATAGTGAGTGGAGCTCCTGTATTGTCTGGACAAAAATTTTTCCCTTTAATTGTAAATTATCAAGAACGAACTTATGCTGCAGGTAGAATTCCAGGTGGTTTTTTTCGTCGAGAAGGACGTCCTAGTGAAAATGAAATTTTAATTTCTCGATTAATTGATAGACCAATACGTCCTTTGTTCCCTAAAGATTTTTTAAATGAAGTTCAAATTATTGCAACAGTTATTTCAGTAAATCCTCAAATTAATCCTGATATAATTTCTATTATTGGTGTATCTGCTGCATTATGCTTATCTGGATTACCTTTTTCAGGTCCTATAGGAGCTGCACGTGTAGGATTTATAGATAATCAATATGTTTTAAATCCGTCAATAGAAAAAATTAAAAAAAGTTGTTTAGATCTAGTAGTTTCAGGAACTAAAAATACTATTTTAATGGTTGAAGCTGAAGCTCATGTTTTATCTGAAGAAAATATTTTAAATGCTATTTTATTCGGACATGAAAATCAAAAATTTTTAATTGATAATATTTATTACTTTTCTAAAAAAGCAAATAAAATTCCTAATATTAGTTTTAATGTATATACACCCGATCATATTTTATATGAATTAGTATCTCAAAGAGTCAAAAAAGATATTGAATATGCATATCATATTTTTACGAAAAAAGAAAGATTAAATAAGTTAAGCGAAATTAAACAAAAAGTCATTATAGATTTATTAGACTATGATAATCTATTAACTAGTTCTAAAATTGAAGAAATTATTTATTTATTAGAGAGAAAAATCGTACGTAATCGTATTTTGAAAGGTAAATTAAGAATTGATGGACGAATGAATAATGAAATTAGACCGATTGATGTAAGAACAGGAGTACTCCCGCGTGTTCACGGATCTGCATTGTTCACTAGAGGAGAAACGCAGGCATTAGTTTCCGCTACATTAGGAACATCACGAGATGCACAAAATTTAGATGATTTATTAGGTGATAGAACTGATAATTTTTTATTTCATTATAACTTTCCACCGTATTCTGTTGGTGAAATTGGAATAGTTGGATCACCGAAACGAAGAGAAATTGGTCACGGAAAACTTGCTAAACGTAGTTTTGTAGCTGTTATGCCGAATATTGAACAATTTCCATATACGATTCGTTTAGTGTCCGAAATAACAGAATCGAATGGTTCTTCTTCTATGGCTTCTGTATGTGGAGCATCTTTAGCTTTAATGGACGCAGGAATTCCTATTAAATCAGCTATTGCCGGAATCGCTATGGGTCTAATAAAAGAAAAAGATTCTTATGTAATTTTATCAGATATTTTAGGGGATGAAGATTATTTAGGAGATATGGATTTTAAAGTATCTGGTAGTAGAAAAGGTATTACTGCCTTGCAGATGGATATAAAAATTTCCGGTATTACGAGTGATATTATTAAAGATGCATTATATCAAGCAAAATCTGCAAGATTAAAAATATTAGATATTATGGAGGCTACTTTAAATATTCCTAGAAGTGATATTTCTAAGTTTGCTCCTAGAATATATACTATGAAAATTAATCCGGAAAAAATAAAAGATGTTATTGGCAAAGGTGGTTCTATTATCAGAATGTTAACTGAAGAAACAGGTACAGTTATTGAAATTAAAGATGACGGAATAGTTAAAATTTCTGCGACAGTAGGAGAAAAAGCTAAACACGCTATGCGTAGAATTAAAGAAATTACCGCAGATATTACAATTGGAAAAATTTATTCCGGTAAAGTAACACGTATTTTAGATTTTGGAGCGTTTGTTTCTATCGGCTTCGGACGAGAAGGATTAATACATATTTCTCAAATTTCACATAAAAGAGTTGATAAAGTTATTGATTATTTAAAAATTGATCAAATTATTTCTGTAAAAGTATTAGAAGTAGATCGACAAGGACGTATTCGTTTAAGCATGAAAGATACTAATTTATTAAATAGATTATAA
- the rpsO gene encoding 30S ribosomal protein S15 has product MLKNTSLIKDVILKHGGSDNNSGNSSVQIALLTLKINYLQKHFILHRNDHCGRKGLLKLVSRRRKLLDYIKSNQREHYLFLIKELNLRY; this is encoded by the coding sequence ATGTTAAAAAATACATCCTTAATAAAAGATGTAATTTTAAAGCACGGGGGATCGGATAATAATAGCGGTAATTCATCAGTACAGATTGCATTATTAACGCTAAAAATAAATTATTTACAAAAACATTTTATTTTACATCGTAACGATCATTGTGGCCGTAAAGGTTTATTAAAATTAGTTTCTCGGCGTAGAAAATTATTAGATTATATTAAATCTAATCAACGTGAGCACTATCTTTTTTTAATTAAAGAACTTAATTTACGTTATTAA
- the truB gene encoding tRNA pseudouridine(55) synthase TruB, with protein sequence MDYQDNKYDSGILLLDKPKGISSNCTLQHVKKIFYAHKAGYTGSLDPLATGVLPILFGYATKFSQYLTNSVKKYHVIAKLGISTVTGDLSGKIIHTSPVYVNTNDIIDIFNKFIGTIKQIPPMYSAVKYYGIPLYKYARLGIVISRCTRTVVIYQLNFIQRVHNFIEFTVSCSKGTYIRSLVYDIGKLLKCGAHVIFLRRLQVGPYYSSQLIKLSNLYSVENKHTKQIYSFYKNSMLKTFLLPISSIFLQYPQVKLFNKDIEDFKKNICISLFIFSKIGLVRVVSGINKIFLGIGKINKLGLLIPKCILNN encoded by the coding sequence ATGGATTATCAAGATAATAAATATGATTCTGGAATCTTATTGCTAGATAAACCGAAAGGTATTTCATCTAATTGTACGCTACAGCATGTTAAAAAAATTTTCTATGCTCATAAAGCCGGATATACAGGATCGTTAGATCCATTAGCTACGGGTGTTTTACCTATTTTATTTGGTTATGCAACAAAATTTTCACAATATTTGACAAATTCAGTAAAAAAATATCATGTAATTGCAAAATTAGGAATTAGTACAGTTACTGGTGATTTATCAGGTAAAATTATTCATACTAGCCCGGTATACGTAAATACAAATGATATTATTGATATTTTTAATAAATTTATTGGCACAATAAAACAAATTCCACCTATGTATTCAGCTGTTAAATATTATGGAATTCCATTATATAAATATGCTCGATTAGGTATCGTAATATCTCGTTGTACGAGAACAGTTGTAATTTATCAATTAAATTTTATTCAAAGAGTTCATAACTTTATAGAGTTTACAGTTTCTTGTTCAAAAGGAACATATATTCGTAGTTTAGTATATGATATCGGTAAACTATTAAAATGTGGAGCGCATGTAATTTTTTTACGTCGTTTACAAGTTGGTCCATATTATTCATCACAATTAATAAAATTATCGAATTTATATTCGGTTGAAAATAAACATACAAAACAAATATATAGTTTTTATAAAAATAGTATGTTAAAAACATTTTTATTACCGATTAGTTCTATATTTTTACAATATCCTCAAGTAAAATTATTTAATAAAGATATAGAGGATTTTAAAAAAAATATATGTATATCTTTATTTATCTTTTCTAAGATAGGTTTAGTACGAGTAGTATCTGGTATTAATAAGATATTTTTAGGAATCGGGAAGATAAATAAACTAGGACTGTTAATTCCAAAATGTATCTTAAATAATTAA
- the rbfA gene encoding 30S ribosome-binding factor RbfA: MLKNFSRSVRLERLLHKEIAVIIQRHLRDPRLIFLITILEVKLSSDLSYAKIFFTCSNYQDKKIIKLILKILQKAEGFIRSLIKKKLYVRIIPKLCFFHDTSYITGMFISNLINKTKLVN; this comes from the coding sequence ATGTTAAAAAATTTTAGTCGATCAGTACGATTAGAGCGTCTTTTACATAAAGAGATTGCTGTGATTATTCAAAGACATTTACGAGATCCAAGATTAATTTTTTTAATTACAATATTAGAAGTAAAATTATCTTCTGATTTAAGTTACGCTAAAATATTTTTTACATGTTCAAACTATCAAGATAAAAAAATTATTAAATTAATATTAAAAATATTGCAAAAAGCAGAAGGGTTTATTCGTTCTCTTATTAAGAAAAAGTTATATGTTCGTATTATTCCTAAATTATGCTTTTTTCATGATACTTCTTATATAACAGGTATGTTTATTTCTAATTTAATTAATAAAACTAAATTAGTTAATTAA